Proteins co-encoded in one Leptodactylus fuscus isolate aLepFus1 chromosome 4, aLepFus1.hap2, whole genome shotgun sequence genomic window:
- the PRL gene encoding prolactin, giving the protein MIDLRRTSLRGVMLIILAGSSLILERNGVISQPICPNGGPNCQISTGALFDRAVKLSHYIHSLSSDMFNEFDERFTPGRRFLAKSRLSCHTSSLNTPEDKEQAQQIQHEDLLNLVLKVLRSWNDPLLHMVSEVQDIREAPDTILWKAVEIEEQTKRLLEGMERIVGRIHPGDLENEVYSPWPGPPAAMPGDENSRLFAFYHLLHCLRRDSHKIDNYLKLLKCRLIHDGNC; this is encoded by the exons ATGATTGATCTGAGGAGGACATCACTTAGAG gtGTAATGCTAATTATATTAGCAGGGTCCAGCTTAATACTAGAAAGAAATGGGGTTATCTCACAACCAATATGTCCAAATGGGGGTCCAAACTGCCAGATCTCGACTGGAGCACTCTTTGATCGTGCTGTGAAACTTTCACATTATATTCATTCTCTTTCATCAGATATGTTCAATGAATTT GATGAAAGATTTACCCCAGGTCGCAGATTTCTAGCAAAATCAAGATTGAGTTGCCATACTTCTTCACTAAACACTCCTGAAGATAAAGAGCAAGCACAGCAAATACAA CATGAAGATCTGCTGAATTTAGTACTGAAAGTTCTAAGATCCTGGAATGATCCCTTACTTCATATGGTTTCTGAAGTTCAAGATATACGAGAAGCACCAGACACCATTCTCTGGAAAGCTGTAGAGATAGAAGAACAAACCAAACGTCTACTTGAAGGAATGGAAAGAATTGTTGGAAGG ATTCATCCTGGTGATTTAGAAAATGAAGTATACTCTCCATGGCCAGGTCCGCCAGCTGCAATGCCAGGAGATGAGAATTCACGGCTCTTTGCCTTTTACCACCTCCTTCATTGCCTGCGTAGGGATTCTCATAAAATTGATAATTATTTGAAGCTTTTAAAATGTCGTCTTATACATGACGGTAACTGTTAG